One genomic region from Paraburkholderia azotifigens encodes:
- a CDS encoding acyl-CoA dehydrogenase, which produces MTWFIVALIVVAGALVHVQARAAWWLAFLAAWVAAAFLTRAAGATASVVLAVVLVLPALVLTIRPVRRALLSRPMLELFRKILPDMSPTERDAIEAGTVWWDAALFSGRPHWDTLLGYGPAKLTDEEQAFLDNECEALCDLANDWETTAIWQDLSPQAWQFVKDKGFLGMIIPKQYGGKAFSAYAHSQVIMKLATRCSAAAVSVMVPNSLGPAELLLHYGTETQKNHYLPRLARGDDIPCFALTSPYAGSDAASIPDIGIACKSTFEGRETLGFRVTWSKRYITLGPIATVLGLAFRALDPDHLLGGDDEPGITCALIPTRHPGVNIGRRHWPLNAVFQNGPNSGNDVFIPLDWVIGGREQVGNGWRMLMECLAAGRAISLPSSNVGMSKIAVRGVGAYAAVRRQFRTAIGKFEGVQEALGRMGGNLYVMDAARRLSAQAVDLGEKPSVISAISKYHITERNREVIDDGMDVVAGKGICMGPSNFLARAYQQVPISITVEGANILTRCLIIFGQGAIRCHPYVLKEMAAAREPDRAKALRDFDAAFFGHMSFTLSNAMRSFVHGVTGGLLIAKPRHAHPPLARYYRAATRLSTAFALLADVSMLVLGADLKRRERISGRLGDVLSQLYLISATLKRFEDEGRHASDLPLVQWGVEDALYRAQTALDGVLRNYPDRLAAGLVRGLAFPFGLPHRAPPDALGSAIAELMQTPGDTRDRLLADSYVPHVGVDPIGYGELAFELTPRVAQIEKRLREAVKAGRIEPVPQSLADLAEWNEAAQQRGLIDEDERKVLDAYARYGAEVVKVDDFPADFGLLADLQRRKEALDKAMELAA; this is translated from the coding sequence ATGACGTGGTTCATCGTTGCGCTGATCGTCGTTGCCGGGGCGCTCGTCCATGTCCAGGCGCGCGCCGCGTGGTGGCTCGCGTTCCTCGCCGCGTGGGTCGCGGCCGCCTTTCTGACCCGCGCGGCCGGGGCGACGGCATCGGTCGTGCTGGCCGTCGTGCTCGTGCTGCCCGCTCTCGTGCTGACGATCAGGCCGGTGCGCCGCGCGCTGCTGAGCCGCCCCATGCTCGAACTGTTCCGCAAGATCCTGCCCGACATGTCGCCGACCGAGCGCGATGCAATCGAAGCGGGCACCGTCTGGTGGGATGCCGCGCTCTTCTCCGGGCGTCCGCATTGGGACACGCTGCTCGGCTACGGCCCGGCGAAGCTCACGGACGAAGAACAGGCCTTCCTCGACAACGAATGCGAAGCGCTCTGCGATCTCGCCAACGACTGGGAGACGACAGCCATCTGGCAGGATCTGTCGCCGCAAGCGTGGCAGTTCGTCAAGGACAAGGGCTTTCTCGGCATGATCATTCCGAAGCAGTACGGCGGCAAGGCGTTCTCCGCGTACGCGCATTCGCAGGTCATCATGAAGCTCGCGACGCGCTGCTCGGCGGCCGCCGTCTCCGTGATGGTGCCGAACTCGCTCGGCCCTGCCGAACTGCTTTTGCACTACGGCACCGAGACGCAGAAGAACCACTACTTGCCGCGTCTCGCGCGCGGCGACGACATCCCCTGCTTCGCGCTCACGAGTCCTTACGCGGGTTCCGACGCCGCGTCGATTCCCGACATCGGCATCGCCTGCAAGAGCACCTTCGAAGGCCGCGAAACGCTCGGCTTCCGCGTAACGTGGAGCAAGCGCTACATCACGCTCGGGCCGATCGCGACGGTGCTCGGCCTCGCCTTTCGCGCGCTCGACCCCGACCACCTGCTCGGCGGCGACGACGAGCCCGGCATCACCTGCGCGCTGATCCCGACGCGCCATCCCGGCGTCAACATCGGCCGCCGTCACTGGCCGCTGAACGCCGTGTTCCAGAACGGACCGAACTCCGGCAACGACGTCTTCATTCCGCTCGACTGGGTGATCGGCGGCCGCGAGCAGGTCGGCAACGGCTGGCGCATGCTGATGGAATGTCTCGCGGCGGGCCGCGCGATCTCGCTGCCGTCGTCGAACGTGGGCATGTCGAAGATCGCGGTGCGCGGCGTCGGCGCCTACGCGGCCGTGCGGCGCCAGTTCCGCACGGCGATCGGCAAGTTCGAGGGCGTGCAGGAAGCGCTCGGACGCATGGGCGGCAACCTCTACGTGATGGATGCGGCGCGCCGCCTGTCCGCGCAGGCCGTCGATCTCGGCGAAAAACCGTCGGTGATTTCGGCGATCTCGAAGTACCACATCACCGAGCGCAATCGCGAAGTGATCGACGACGGCATGGACGTCGTCGCGGGCAAAGGGATCTGCATGGGGCCGTCGAATTTCCTCGCACGCGCCTATCAACAGGTGCCCATCTCGATCACCGTCGAAGGCGCGAACATCCTCACGCGCTGCCTGATCATCTTCGGTCAGGGCGCGATCCGTTGCCATCCGTACGTGCTGAAGGAAATGGCCGCCGCGCGCGAGCCGGACCGCGCGAAAGCGCTGCGCGATTTCGACGCGGCGTTCTTCGGCCATATGAGCTTCACGCTGTCGAACGCGATGCGCAGTTTCGTGCACGGCGTGACGGGCGGCCTGCTGATCGCGAAGCCGCGGCACGCGCACCCGCCGCTCGCGCGCTACTACCGCGCGGCGACGCGCCTCTCGACCGCGTTCGCGCTGCTCGCCGACGTATCGATGCTCGTGCTCGGCGCCGATCTGAAGCGCCGCGAGCGCATCTCGGGACGGCTCGGCGACGTGCTGTCGCAGCTGTATCTGATCTCCGCGACGCTCAAGCGCTTCGAAGACGAAGGCCGCCACGCAAGCGACCTGCCGCTCGTGCAATGGGGCGTGGAAGACGCGCTGTATCGCGCGCAGACGGCGCTCGACGGCGTGTTGCGCAACTATCCGGATCGCCTCGCCGCGGGTCTCGTGCGCGGGCTGGCGTTCCCGTTCGGCTTGCCGCATCGCGCGCCGCCCGATGCGCTCGGCAGCGCGATCGCCGAGCTGATGCAGACGCCGGGCGATACCCGCGACCGCCTGCTCGCGGATTCGTATGTGCCGCACGTCGGCGTCGACCCGATCGGCTATGGCGAACTCGCCTTCGAACTGACGCCGCGCGTCGCGCAGATCGAGAAGCGCCTGCGCGAAGCCGTCAAGGCCGGCCGGATCGAGCCGGTTCCGCAAAGCCTCGCCGATCTGGCCGAATGGAACGAAGCGGCGCAACAGCGCGGCCTGATCGACGAAGACGAGCGCAAGGTGCTCGACGCTTACGCGCGCTACGGTGCCGAGGTCGTGAAGGTCGACGACTTCCCCGCCGATTTCGGCCTGCTCGCCGACCTGCAGCGGCGCAAGGAGGCGCTCGACAAGGCGATGGAACTCGCGGCGTGA
- a CDS encoding TetR/AcrR family transcriptional regulator: MTTRTTSRHAGDTKSRILDAAETLFIEHGYEAMSLRQITSKAEVNLAAVNYHFGSKESLMHAMLSRRLDLLNQERLKLLDHFDSLLGPRLTCEHVLGAMFIPALRVSRDTRIGGKAFLRLLGRAYTDPSPFIRDFLGAHYASVAVRFFDAFQRALPHLPREELGWRLHFAIGALSGVLAGADTESLISEFSQGRSMNDLQLIARLASLIVSALKAPLPDASQLAVFASVLGDAGSADIACDAVRQAQADQTACDAAPPAGTPEPPSTARTPQTSQNAADRTDTEPQADTRDDGPRYAAHR, encoded by the coding sequence ATGACAACTCGCACGACGAGCCGCCACGCCGGCGACACGAAATCGCGCATCCTCGATGCCGCCGAGACGCTCTTCATCGAACACGGTTACGAAGCGATGTCGCTGCGGCAGATCACCTCGAAGGCCGAGGTCAATCTGGCCGCCGTCAACTATCACTTCGGCAGCAAGGAATCGCTGATGCACGCGATGCTGTCGCGCCGTCTCGATCTGCTGAACCAGGAACGCCTGAAGCTGCTCGACCATTTCGACTCGCTGCTCGGCCCGCGTCTGACCTGCGAGCACGTGCTCGGCGCGATGTTCATTCCGGCGCTGCGCGTGTCGCGCGATACGCGGATCGGCGGCAAGGCGTTTCTGCGGCTGCTCGGCCGTGCGTACACGGACCCTTCGCCGTTCATCCGCGACTTCCTGGGCGCGCACTATGCGTCCGTCGCCGTGCGCTTCTTCGACGCGTTCCAGCGGGCGCTGCCGCATCTGCCGCGCGAGGAACTCGGCTGGCGGCTGCATTTCGCGATCGGCGCGCTCTCGGGCGTGCTGGCGGGCGCCGACACGGAGAGCCTCATCAGCGAGTTTTCGCAAGGCAGGTCGATGAACGACCTGCAGCTGATCGCGCGGCTCGCGTCGCTGATCGTGTCGGCGCTGAAGGCGCCGCTGCCCGACGCGAGCCAGCTGGCCGTGTTCGCCTCCGTGCTCGGCGACGCGGGCAGCGCCGATATCGCATGCGATGCCGTGCGGCAGGCGCAGGCGGATCAAACCGCTTGCGACGCTGCGCCGCCCGCCGGCACGCCCGAGCCGCCATCGACGGCACGCACGCCGCAGACCTCGCAGAATGCCGCTGACCGCACTGACACGGAACCACAAGCCGACACGCGCGACGACGGCCCGCGCTACGCGGCGCATCGCTGA
- a CDS encoding MFS transporter, which yields MSWTREQRNVTIAAYLGWTLDAFDFFLMVFVLKDIASEFGTDIKSVSFAIMLTLMMRPLGALIFGFLADKFGRRPTLMVNIACFSLLELLSGLSPNLTTLLILRALFGIAMGGEWGVGGALTMETVPPKARGFVSGLLQAGYPSGYLLAGLVFGQLYPYIGWRGMFFVGVLPALLVLYIRAHVPESPAFKTLQKKTRPGLVATLKQNALLSVYAIILMTAFNFFSHGSQDLYPTFLRIQHNFDAHTVQWITITLNVGAIVGGLFFGALSEKIGRKRAICLAALIALPVLPLWAFSSTPVLLAAGAFLMQISVQGAWGVIPVHLNEISPDEIRATFPGLVYQLGNLIASVNGPLQAGVAEAHGNDYATVMAVVIGIVAVVIAVFIMFSRERRGIDMTQSAEQVAATATVH from the coding sequence ATGAGCTGGACTCGGGAACAAAGAAACGTCACGATCGCGGCATATTTAGGCTGGACGCTCGACGCATTCGATTTCTTTCTGATGGTCTTCGTTCTGAAAGATATTGCGAGCGAATTCGGCACCGATATCAAATCGGTTTCATTCGCCATTATGCTGACCTTGATGATGCGGCCCCTCGGCGCACTCATCTTCGGCTTCCTCGCCGACAAGTTCGGCCGCCGTCCCACGCTGATGGTCAATATCGCGTGCTTCTCGCTGCTCGAACTGCTGTCGGGGCTTTCGCCGAATCTCACCACGCTGCTGATCCTGCGCGCGCTGTTCGGCATCGCGATGGGCGGCGAATGGGGCGTCGGCGGCGCGCTGACGATGGAAACCGTGCCGCCCAAGGCGCGCGGCTTCGTATCGGGCCTGCTGCAGGCGGGCTACCCGAGCGGCTATCTGCTCGCCGGGCTGGTGTTCGGTCAGCTGTACCCGTACATCGGCTGGCGCGGGATGTTCTTCGTCGGCGTGCTGCCCGCGCTACTCGTGCTGTACATCCGCGCGCACGTGCCCGAATCGCCCGCGTTCAAGACGCTCCAAAAGAAAACGCGCCCCGGTCTGGTCGCGACGCTCAAGCAGAACGCCTTACTGTCCGTCTACGCAATCATCCTGATGACGGCGTTCAATTTCTTCTCGCACGGCTCGCAGGATCTGTATCCGACCTTCCTGCGCATCCAGCACAACTTCGACGCACACACGGTCCAATGGATCACGATCACGCTGAACGTCGGCGCGATCGTCGGCGGGCTCTTTTTCGGCGCGCTGTCGGAGAAGATCGGCCGCAAGCGGGCGATCTGCCTCGCCGCGCTGATCGCGTTGCCCGTGCTGCCGCTGTGGGCGTTCTCGTCGACGCCCGTGCTGCTCGCCGCGGGCGCGTTCCTGATGCAGATCTCGGTGCAAGGCGCGTGGGGCGTGATTCCCGTGCATCTGAACGAGATCTCGCCCGATGAAATCCGCGCGACCTTTCCGGGCCTCGTGTATCAGCTGGGCAATCTGATCGCGTCGGTGAACGGCCCGCTGCAGGCAGGCGTCGCCGAAGCGCACGGCAACGACTATGCAACCGTAATGGCCGTGGTGATCGGCATCGTGGCCGTCGTGATCGCCGTGTTCATTATGTTCAGCCGCGAACGGCGCGGTATCGACATGACGCAATCGGCCGAACAGGTCGCGGCGACGGCAACCGTTCACTGA